The Theobroma cacao cultivar B97-61/B2 chromosome 2, Criollo_cocoa_genome_V2, whole genome shotgun sequence genome includes the window AGTTGACAAGAAATGTGATTCTTAAGTCACCTCGCTTTCCTTCTTTGGCATTGGGCATGCCTTGGCCCTGAATGACCTTTTCGTATCCTGGATATATGATATCGTTAAAATGTATGCTCATGGTTTCCCCTCCTAACAGAGGAACTGAAAGGGAGCAACCTGTGAGAGCCTTTACCAAAGGGATCTCGACGGCAATCTCTAAATCGTCGCCTTGCCTCGTAAACAAAGGATGACTCTTCTCTTGTATCAAGAATATGATATCTGCTGGGAGATAGCCTGGTTTCTCATTGCCTTTTCCCTCGAATGTAacttttgttccttttctCCATCCTGGCTTCAAGTTTATTGTTAGTGTCTCCTCTTCTTGGACAATTATTCTGCCAACATATGCATCAAGTATAATGTTAAAGACTGaatttaaatctatttttaaGATTTCATCGAACAATTACTCGTTGATATTGTATTAGAGTTAGTAGTAGAAACTCAGGAAAAAGATGGTGTATGCAAAGGGAGTGACATACCCTTCATCCGAGATGACATCTCTGATGACCTTGATCTTTTTTAGCCCTCCATGGCAGAGCTCCTCCAGGGTGCACTCAAGCATTTTTTCTACTGGGGGAGGTTTCCTCCGAGCAACGGATTGAGAGAATATAATAGGAGTGGGACTCCTCCTGCTTGTACTTCTTGAAATGTTTCGCATTTCAGTTTCTGATGTGCACTTTCTACTCATGCTTCTCGAAAGAGGGGAAGGTGAATGCCCACCGACGCTTCCTGACACATTGGGGGATGTCTCAGCATCTGCTCTGCTCCTTCGACTAAAGGTTCTCGATAGAGCGAAATTCAAAGTCTTGGAAGGGCTGCCCCTCCGGCTTGAACTCATGGACAGGTAGGTTGGTCTAGGTGAAGGCGTGGTGCTCCTTCTACTCGTACtctttgaaagaaaagaagagcgGCGTGAGAAGAAGCTATCATCCACGCTTAGGTTGTTAAGTTTCTCTCTTGTTGAGGGTCTATCGCTACTTCCGAATCCCTGTTCTTGCTTGTTGCTATTGATGGTCTGaaattggtatcaaagcaaaCCTTCTCAACatataaactaaataaatgaaaacatATACTAGCATATGTAGATCTTCCCGATTCCTTCCATGCAAGACATtataaaggaaacaaaaaagggggaaatataaatataaaaatttaataaaaggaTAATGCATATGCTTGGCGATAAGCTTTTGCCATTGAATTTGCATGGAatacatgcatgcatgcacTTACCTTGTAAGCCTCGTCAATATCTTTAAAATTGCCTTCCTCTTCACTTTTGCTCGAAGGACTTCTATGATCAGGATACCATTTGTGGACAAGAGATTTATATGCCTTGCACATATCTTTAATCGATGAACCCTTTGATGAGATGCCAAGAATGCCGTAAAGATCTGTGGACAGCGAACGTGTATGATGATGAGAATGATCTCCCATGAGAGAAACTAGATGGAGGAAAGGAATGTTGCAGTGAATTAATGGAGGAGAGATTGGGAACTGGTTGAGAAAAGGGAtaaaagagagagggagaggagAATGTGGGTGAGAGGCCAAACCCGAAGCAATTTGTTAGGAGCTTTTATTAGCCAGAATCTGTTTGTTTAACTAGAGATGGGAACAGATCAGTCGTTAGAGCTGACAAGGGCTTCTTAACACTGTTACACCTATATTTAGTAGTGTTTAAGCCTGTCCATCCCATCATATATCCTTAAGCCTTATCTTAATCTACATTAACATCCAGTTAATTTGGGGGAAAATTTGTCTGGGATGATCTTTGATCAAAAGGTTGTTATAACTTAATTTACTCATATGCATGATTAATTTCCTCAAATACTTTACGCTACTCTAATCTAATTAAGTGTGATTAaacattgaaaataattacctctatgtatatatgtatctACTCTTTGTAAGATCAAAGGCTTGATTAATTAGTACTGATTAACTTCCCCAAATGGTTTCTTTTTGTTAGTTTTCACCTCATAGTAATACAAAAGCAAAATaaccttaaataatttaacaaGGCGTGTTTAGTTACGGAATCTTTAAAAGTATgtcggttttttttttgagagcAACTATGTTGACTTGTTTGATATGTTGGAATAGTTTAAGAAGTTTTGCTCCATgtaaacaattaatttttgGTGGATTGAAAAATTCTTCGTTTGGGGAGTGGTTCAAACCAAAActatatgatataatattttaggATTAATTATTCCTCTTGAAAGTGCATTGAAACGGTTAGTCTTCCTAGCTAATCATATTACATTATCAAGGTATTTTATAGATTATGTTGGGAAATATTGTTCATTGAGTAGGGATATTAATAGGTACCTTATAATCGAGTATCTTACATTATCTAACCCGATTAAGTAAAATTATGATATCTTATAATCGAGCTCGAATAATAGTTTTATTATCTGTCATAGGTTCGAGTAATGTTTTTAGAGTATCCACTACACCAATCcaattataaatattgatttttaatattaaattttaattttttatatattattttttgtttataaattccttataattaatataatacttactaaaattcattaattgttctaaacatgattttaaactttaatttatttttttatgaactaactttcatttattaatttaattttcattaataatatacataaacaataattttgaatttaatttaatcgggtattTAATTGGTAATATCTAGATTACAAATTCGgataataatttaagaatttaatAGAGTATTTATAAGATTCAAACGCTCTATTGCATAACAAGGTTtggattaaaaaattttaaaaataagaaatattttacCCCGTTGATATCTTTATCATTAAGTAtataatttccaattttagaagtttttttataaaatgatacaAACATGGTTTGAAAAGTCTTGTGCTTTGGTACAAAAGCTACCGACAAATTCTCAAGGAAACAATGAAGAGATAAATCAAAGTGATTGTAGTTTTGTTATTAGATGATTTAATTAATACTCATTTTTAAAGTGTAGAATAATGGTGCAAAagtcaatataatttatatatcatattctaaaaagattaaaattaaaaaaccaGAGGAAAACCAAATTAAGTAACCCCATGCCGGCCTCTCATGTGACCTATTACTACCTAGCTTTGCCGACTGAGAGGGAAGTGAGTTTGATAAGACAAAACAGTAGTTGTTCATGTGCAAATACGTgttctcctttttctctttttttttttataaattatattaacaAATTTTGACACGTGGTCAAATCTCATACTGGTGAGCCCTTGAAACGTATGTGGCCGGTATCTGTCATTTTCTGGCACGAAAGTCAAGCAATGGATGAGGGTCAGGAGATACCTTTGAAATTTAGGGGCTGCACCTGTGGAAGTACAGAAGTGAAAACCAAGTAAAAAGATCCAATTATTACAAGtaacaaatgaatgggaaaaTTCCATGATCTGTTCAGTGACACTTCCAAGGGTGGATTTGGGTGTTTCTGGCTTTGTTGTGtcaaagatattttttattttactgcTCTTCAAAGTCAAGATTGTTGACTTTCGTATCTCTTTTTGATGGGAAATTAATTTTCCCAATGAAACTTCAACTGAGAATTGATTTTGAGCTTGAAGATCAGATTTTTGAGGTTGTTAAATCCTAGACAAAGTTACAAATGCAGACAATGATTAAGTTGGGGACTGGGACTTTGTTGTTTTAGAACGGATTTTCCTGGCAGCATCAAAGCCCATTTAGCAAATGTTTAgagggaaagagagagagagagagaaaaaagaaagtgacATTTGCCCTATGTCAGCAGCAACTTTTGTCCTTTCACCATGTATTGAATTGCGTGCGTTCAACGCTCTAATCAAAGCCCCTTCCTCTTCTAGTATGTTTTGACACGCGCCGTGGATGAAAGTAGAGAATGCATGAAACAAAACTCAGCAGCAGCCAAGGAAGAGTGAATGGAGTGGGTTTGACCAATTGGTGCTTTCCTCCTCCATCTCTGCAACTTCCTGTTGTCGTTAACTCATAACCCatatctttcctttcctcATCAACCAACGCTCAGAAAAGAAAACCTATCGATCttgaatgaaaaaagaaaaatgcatAGACGCAAGATGAAGCTTAGTTTAGAGCTTGCCtgtttcattttcctttctgCCCTTTCTTTTACCTTAGCTGCCTCACCTTCAGCTTCCACTAACTCATCTGCAAAATGTCCAATGGACCTCAACTATGTGACAAGAATCCCATGGAACTCATCCGTGTGCCGCAACTTCCACCCTAACTCAACTTCCAAAACTGAaattgcaaaacaaaattgttGCGTATCTCTACTATCAGTCTTTGGTATTGGACTTGCCCAACATCTTAAAGAAACCTCTCTCTTTCAGCTACCAAATTTGCCCACTTCTGTTTCTTGCCTCCAAGATTTCCAGTCAAAGctcaactctctctctcttcctggTAACCTTGCTTCCCTTTGTTTTGAGCCTATGCAGTTTGTGATTACACCTGATCTTTGCGCCCACATACAAACAACCCAAGATTGGGTTGCCAAGCTAGGAGAATCTACTGCACTTGACCAGGCGTGCAGGTCTGATCTCAGTGATCTTACTGCTTGTGATACTTGTCTTCGTGCTGGTAACGAAGTTCAGACTAAGTTGGTCTCTCTTGATGGTAATTCAAATCATTCTACtgattgttttaattttattgttctttatGCTGCTGGAATTGCTAATAAGTTTGGACCTGAAAGTGATGGGACTGTGGAATGTGCTTTTGCATTAACTTTGAACAAACAATCCAGTTCAGCCAGTGAAAGACGTTCAGTccttgtttttggcttgacGGGAGCTGGGGTTGCACTTTTTGTTACGTTTAGTTTGTTGGGTTTGTACTTTTggtatgaaaaaaaatttacaaagaaaaataacagTGGCTCTGATTCTAATTTTTACGATTTAGAGGAGCAAGAGTCTAGGCCAAAATTGAGGCCCAATACAGGTTCAATTTGGTTCAAACTTCATGATCTTGAGAAGGCCACGGATAATTTCTCACAGAAGAATTTTATAGGGAGAGGAGGGTACGGTTTTGTTTACAAAGGGGTTTTACCTGATGGGACGGTGGTTGCGGTTAAGAGGATTATAGAATCAGAGTTTCAAGGAGATGAAGAGTTTTGCAATGAGGTTGAGATTATTAGCAATCTGAAGCATAGGAATCTTGTGCCACTTAGAGGGTGCTGTATGATTAATGGTGATGAAAACTATGATGAGGGAGGGAGCGGAAGGTATCTTGTCTATGATTATATGCCAAATGGAAATCTTGATGACCATTTGTTCCCATCAAAAATGGAAAGTAAACCATTGAGTTGGCCTCAGAGGAAGAACATAATTTTGGATGTGGCAAAGGGGTTAGCTTATTTGCACTATGGAGTGAAGCCTGCAATATATCATAGAGATATTAAGGCCACAAATATATTGCTTGATGCTGATATGAGAGCAAGAGTGGCAGATTTTGGGTTGGCGAAGCAGAGTAAGGAAGGTCAGTCTCACCTCACTACTAGAGTGGCTGGAACTCATGGATACTTGGCCCCTGAATATGCTCTTTATGGGCAGCTGACTGAGAAGAGTGATGTTTATAGTTTTGGTGTGGTTGTTTTGGAGATAATGTGCGGGAGAAAAGCTCTTGATTTGTCGTCATCAGGCTCACCTCGTGCATTTTTAGTAACAGATTGGGCTTGGTCATTGGTGAAGGCAGGAAAAATAGAGGAGGCTTTGGATCGTTCCTTGATCAATAATGGGGATTCTGTTAGTTCAAATCCAAAGGCTATAATGGAGAGATTTCTGCAGGTTGGCATCTTGTGTGCTCATGTAATGGTAGCTTTACGGCCTACCATTTTGGATGCACTGAAAATGTTAGAAGGTGATATTGAAGTTCCTGGAATTCCAGATCGACCAATGCCTCTTGGACACCCTAAGTTTTATGGTGATGGCAATGCTTTCAGCATCTCACCAACATTAAGTGGACCACAACTGTGTACGGGAGACATGCTCAGGTAATCTAGAATGGTCGTAGTTTCCATCACTATTTGTAGTTGGCTAAATGAACATGGAGAAGCAGAAGTTTGAGGAGGGTGCTTGTTGTGTTTGTCAATAGGCTTTTCATACAAGATGCCTGGAACAAACGTAATCAGGTCATAGCCAGCTAGTAtattataaattcaaaatattattttgtagTCATAGAATTGCGATGTTATAATGTTCTGCAAGAAAAGTTTGGGGTGGCTTAAAGGACTCAGTGATATAAATGAAGATCTGAAGATGTGTGTATTAGATTGGTGTATCTAGTCCTCAATCATCAGCTTCTACAAACCAAGCATTGACCTCCATTGGCTGCCAAGAAGATAGGGGTGGCGAGAGAATCTGGAAAAAGCTCTTACCAGCTGAAGTTTTTTAGCTccttttttccctttattttttggtaaaaCTATGAATGATGTCAGACTTTCTGCATGATcatgaaaaaaatcaagttgCAGTTAGAATCTTGCTTGGCTTCAATGCATGGAGATGTAAATATGCTGGgtttatttctcttctttcaCCATAAAACCTGGCACATACTGCTCATTTTGATTTTCCCCCCATTTTTAATGATAACTTGGACTTGAAAAAGCCATTTGTCGTACTAGTGAAATAGCAAGCAGGCTTGACAGCTGTGTACTCTGCAGGTCATTGAAGAGAGATAATGACTCCAGTGGGTTCTCAATGCGCAAAGATTTCAAACATTCCATTCTTTTTGTCATGCTATCCTTCTGTATATAGGTTTTGTTTAGTCCTTGTATGCTAGCTCTAGCTTGTAGACTTGTTCTGATTTATGTAATGTTGTATAGTGAATTTGGGTTCAATTCAGTTTATTAAaatcacaatatattttttaaactgtttgttttttttccttaaaaaatgATTGGGACAATCTTTCATATGTTAGAGCAGCTGCAAAAACTAGCATTGCATATGACATAGTGCACTTTGCTGCAGAGCTCAACTGCAAGCTCAATAGCTTCAAAGAGAGGCATGTGGGAAACTGGGAATACAGAACACCATGAGCATGCTTTTCTACACAGGTTGAAGCTTGTTCATTGGCAAAAACTAGGGAAATGGAAGAGCTTTGCTTGCTCTTTTGCGCGTGcaagtgtgtgtgtgtgtgtgggAGACGCGAATTGCAGCTGGGAAACTGCTCAGTTTGGGTTTCCATGAATGCAAGTAGAAAACTACTGTTAAAAATTACAGAGCATCCTCACTTCTTGGTTGAGAGATGAGAACTGCTGCACCAAAGAGATTGTGCCATTTTGGATGGTCCCTTCGGTGCCAACCTTTTTTGAAGCTGAAAAAGGCTGGAAGTTATATCATTATAACTCATCAACTTCTGGATCAGGCGCTGAGAATGCTGGCAAGATATTCTGGTTCATCCATTGCCTGTGAGCAGCCAATGGTTGCCTGCAAAATACTTTGTTCTGGCATTCATGGGTGTCAATAGTTATATCATTTGTCGTTGATTGAATGGGTTTTGAAACAGCAGAAACCATGACGGAAGTCCTTTCAAGAAGTTATCTGCTACCACTGTCCTCTCGAGCAGATGGGTGTTGGTCTCTTATCTTGCTGATATTTTCTAGAATTATTGTTCTGTTCCTTTGTTACAAATTTTAGAGCAAGGTTGAAGACAGATTTGTTATTAGTGCAATTGGAGTTCAAATTCCTGAAACCTTGCCGCTGCTcccatattttcaaaataagatAGGAGAAGACCGTTGCCAGCTCTGATCTCGTCTCACTCGGTCATATTTTCAAACTAGCatccatctttttcttttcttttcccgCCGGCGAAACGGCAATGTCGCCGTAGCTAGCATCCATCTCCGACTCGTTTACATGTGTTCGCTCCCTCTGTTGTTACCAAGAATTCTCCAGGAATTCTAACCCTGACTCTAAGCAACCCTACCATTTCTAAGAACACGAACTCTACCCGAGATTTCTTCCAAAAGGTGAGAAAATGCTCCTGTGATTGAGTGCTAGGAAAGAACTGCAGATCCTCGAGCAATGCGGGTATTTTAGCAGACCAATGCTTTCCAGACAGATCCGATTTCTTCGAGTTTCGGAGATAAGATATCCCCAACCTTCAAGATTAGTGAAAATTAGGTCTTgcaattttctttctcataATTACGCGTTAGAATTCtcagaaaatgaaataaaagggAGGAATAAAGCGGCGGTGAGGGCTTATGCTCCAATCACATAGCACCACGTCATGTAATGACGTGTTTCTCACAACACCGATGCTTCATTTTAAAATGGCAGATTTTCCAAAATATCCTTGGGTCTTTGTATGCAAAGACGATAATGCCGTTAAAAGACCTGGCTCTTTTCCAGCCTTTTGGATGTTTTTTAAGAAGTCTTCCCCGATGGTCGTCTCCCTCATTGTCTCTTCCTTCACTCATTACTAAACTGAGACTACTACTCTCTGATCTCTAATTGCCCATCAATGTTGGATCTATTTGAACCCGAAATTCTATAGAAATAATTGGAAATTCCCATTTGATTAACGCAAATGGAGACCCGTTTTAGATCTCGGCTTTGCATTTTGATCGTTCTTGCTTGTGTAATCTTCTGTGGGTTCACTTCCGTTGGAGCTCAAAATCGAAGGCCAAAGAACGTTCAAGCTGCGATTCGGGCTAAGTGGTCGGGTACTCCATTGCTTTTGGAAGCCGGGTATgttccctttttcttgttctcAATCCATTTGgtttatttcttcttcttataatttttatctGGCCTTCGTGGGTTTATGATTCTCTAGTTGTggaatttatttatatgttcGTGTACTTTGGCATCTGTTGGTATTTTTCTGTGTTAAAGTTACTCCTGTAGCATAATCATCCTAAGAGATAATAGCTTTTTCTGTATATCAGTCTTGTTAGTTTCTTTCAACCTCTATAGTGCTTTTTTCCTGAACCTATCTCAATTCTTTCCAAATTTTTAATCATCTTTTAATTGTTACAGTGAATTACTTTCTAAAGAGTCGAAAAATCTTTTCTGGGAGTTCTTTGACGACTGGCTACATGTTGCAAAAACTGGTGGTGATTCTCATTCAGCTAAAGACTGCCttaaaaaaatcttgaaacaTGGCAGCTCTCTTTTAAGTGAAACCTTGTCATCATTATTTGAATTCTCCTTAACTCTAAGATCAGCATCCCCGAGATTGGTGCTTTATCGGCAATTAGCAGAGGagtctctttcttcttttccactGGGTGATGATAGTTACTCAAACAATGTGAACGGGCTAGATGCTAGTGAAACCTTAGAAACTATAAAGTTGGATCCCTTGCTTGTTGGTATAAATCCAAGGAGTCCTGGTGGAAAATGTTGTTGGGTGGACACTGGTGGGGCACTGTTCTTTGATGTTGCAGAACTGCTGTTGTGGCTTCAGAGACCTAATGAACTGTAACTATTGCTCtttattagtattttttatgatatgtttttaaGTTGAAACTGATAAACGTTTATGATTGAATTGTTGTTACTTTCATTTGTTGGTTGCCAGCGGTGTAGACTCCTTTCAGCAGCCTGAATTATATGATTTTGATCACATccattttgattcaaatattATGAGCCCAGTTGCTATTCTGTACGGTGCTCTTGGAACAAATTGTTTTAAGGAGTTCCATGTTACCCTAGTTCAAGCTGCCAAAGAGGTCTGTTATGGTGCTGTTGTAGTTTGTTGCCTTCTAATTCTTTactttatactttttttttattattctttacaTTTATCTTTCCTGTTAGTTTTATCACTTATGAATGTATTAATCACATATTAATTGACAAACATCATTTGAAGTAACGCACTTATtttcaggaaaaaaaaagttaaagcaCTTAATGCGATTGCAATATTCTAGACCTCTTGTTTGAAGTAGTAACTtatgagaaaaggaaaatatagaaaTCATAATTATTCTTCACACCTGCACCAGATCCATCTGGCACTTAGTGGGAACATTCTTCACTGGTTTAGGGCTGTGACTCAATATTATCCAATACTGCAGATATATCCAGagtttattcatttatatGCTTATTTGAATTACTGAATGTTACAGGTCAGACAGGATACTATCTGCATATAGTTTTTCCCCTTTCCTCACTTCCCTTCTCTTTTATAAGAATTATGATATCATACTCTTTGTTTGCTGTTATAATTGCTCTGACTTACCTCATTAACATGCAGGGAAAAGTTAAATATGTTGTCAGACCAGTATTACCTTCTGGTTGTGAAGCAGAAGTTGGCTTGTGTGGAGCTGTTGGCGCAAGGGATTCCTTAAACTTGGGTGGCTATGGTGTGGAGCTTGCTTTGAAGAATATGGAATATAAAGCAATAGATGACAGTACCGTAAAGAAAGGTTAGCACTTTTGACAGATTAGTTGCCAATTTGAAAGATAGTCTTTTTTCTGTATGCCAAGCCAGCAATCTTGCATGACCTGAGTAGCagcattttattttcaataggtttattttttctgtgaagttatttatttattttttcctgATGCTTCTATGAGTATTTCATGTTTATCTTCTATTGCTTTTTGTTGATTGACCTTGTTGATCCTTGAACTTGAATCCCATTGTGACATTTCCTTGTTAGACATAGCAGTTTTTTAGCGGTTGATGTTTTTGGCTTATTTATGGCTCTTCTTAAGTGATATTTTGCTCTCTGATTCAGACCCATTTGTCATGGAACTGTTCTTTCTAGGCTGTTCTGTGGCTTTTGGATACTTTCAACCTTCATTAGTCTttgattttccc containing:
- the LOC18607813 gene encoding dnaJ homolog subfamily B member 4, which translates into the protein MGDHSHHHTRSLSTDLYGILGISSKGSSIKDMCKAYKSLVHKWYPDHRSPSSKSEEEGNFKDIDEAYKTINSNKQEQGFGSSDRPSTREKLNNLSVDDSFFSRRSSFLSKSTSRRSTTPSPRPTYLSMSSSRRGSPSKTLNFALSRTFSRRSRADAETSPNVSGSVGGHSPSPLSRSMSRKCTSETEMRNISRSTSRRSPTPIIFSQSVARRKPPPVEKMLECTLEELCHGGLKKIKVIRDVISDEGIIVQEEETLTINLKPGWRKGTKVTFEGKGNEKPGYLPADIIFLIQEKSHPLFTRQGDDLEIAVEIPLVKALTGCSLSVPLLGGETMSIHFNDIIYPGYEKVIQGQGMPNAKEGKRGDLRITFLVNFPSELSHQQRSEACSILEDCS
- the LOC18607814 gene encoding probable receptor-like protein kinase At1g11050 encodes the protein MHRRKMKLSLELACFIFLSALSFTLAASPSASTNSSAKCPMDLNYVTRIPWNSSVCRNFHPNSTSKTEIAKQNCCVSLLSVFGIGLAQHLKETSLFQLPNLPTSVSCLQDFQSKLNSLSLPGNLASLCFEPMQFVITPDLCAHIQTTQDWVAKLGESTALDQACRSDLSDLTACDTCLRAGNEVQTKLVSLDGNSNHSTDCFNFIVLYAAGIANKFGPESDGTVECAFALTLNKQSSSASERRSVLVFGLTGAGVALFVTFSLLGLYFWYEKKFTKKNNSGSDSNFYDLEEQESRPKLRPNTGSIWFKLHDLEKATDNFSQKNFIGRGGYGFVYKGVLPDGTVVAVKRIIESEFQGDEEFCNEVEIISNLKHRNLVPLRGCCMINGDENYDEGGSGRYLVYDYMPNGNLDDHLFPSKMESKPLSWPQRKNIILDVAKGLAYLHYGVKPAIYHRDIKATNILLDADMRARVADFGLAKQSKEGQSHLTTRVAGTHGYLAPEYALYGQLTEKSDVYSFGVVVLEIMCGRKALDLSSSGSPRAFLVTDWAWSLVKAGKIEEALDRSLINNGDSVSSNPKAIMERFLQVGILCAHVMVALRPTILDALKMLEGDIEVPGIPDRPMPLGHPKFYGDGNAFSISPTLSGPQLCTGDMLR